A region from the Lycium barbarum isolate Lr01 chromosome 8, ASM1917538v2, whole genome shotgun sequence genome encodes:
- the LOC132605499 gene encoding villin-2-like yields MSISVKDLEPAFQCAGQKPGTEIWRIENFQPVPVPKSEHGKFYSGDSYIILQTTSGRGGAYWHDIHFWLGKDTSQDEAGTAAIKTVELDAILGGRAVQHREIQGHESDKFLSYFKPCIIPLEGGVSSGFKKPEEEVFETRLYICKGKRVVRMKQVPFARSSLNHDDVFILDTEDKVYQFNGANSNIQERAKALEVIQLLKEKYHDGVCDVAIIDDGNLQAESDSGTFWVLFGGFAPISKKVATEDDIIPERTTAKLYSIIDGQVSPLDGELTKSILENDKCYILDCGSEVFTWVGRHTQLEERKSTIKAAEEYLANQNRPKSTRITRLVQGYETHSFKSNFDSWPSGSTPAPEDGRGKVAALVKQQGAAVKTANKSTSVHEEVPPLLEGGGKIEVWRIDGSAKTLIPKEDIGKFYSGDCYMVLYTYHSHERKEDYYLCWWIGKDSIEEDQEMAAQLASTMCNSLKGRPVLGRVYQGKEPPQFVAIFQPMLVLKGGLSSGYKSYIADNDLNDETYASDTVALIRISGTSAHNKKAVQVDVAASSLNTYECLLLQSSSSVFIWHGKQSTQEQQQLAAKVVEFLKPGVTVKHTKEGTESSNFWNGLGEKKDYTSSKLAPEVTREPHLFSCSVNKGKFEVEEIYNFSQDDLLTEDVMVLDTLAEVFVWVGQSADSKEKQSAFEIGQKYVDLAASLEGLSSDVPLYKVTEGNEPCFFTSFFSWDPIKATAHGNSFQKKVMILFGFGHASTNQRTNQDGPTQRASALAALNSAFNSSSAAKTSSVPKPPGASQSSQRAAAVAALSTVLTAEMKQSSSRGSSLQSSRSPSISPPGGAKNAQFKELEEPSEESEAVEPAETNEENSELKPPEEVFSYEQLKAKSENPATGIDTKRREAYLSDEEFESVLGMTREAFYKMPKWKQDVHKKKVDLF; encoded by the exons ATGTCTATTTCTGTGAAAGATTTGGAACCTGCATTTCAGTGTGCAGGCCAAAAACC AGGGACCGAAATTTGGAGAATTGAGAACTTCCAACCAGTTCCTGTGCCAAAATCTGAACATGGTAAATTCTACTCAGGTGATTCATACATCATCTTGCAG ACAACTTCTGGCAGAGGAGGCGCTTATTGGCATGATATACACTTCTGGCTTGGAAAAGACACTAGTCAG GATGAAGCAGGAACTGCAGCTATCAAAACAGTTGAGCTTGATGCAATTCTTGGAGGGCGAGCTGTACAGCATAGGGAAATCCAAGGTCATGAGTCAGACAAGTTCTTGTCATACTTTAAGCCATGCATCATACCATTAGAAGGAGGTGTTTCATCTGGATTCAAGAAACCGGAGGAGGAAGTATTTGAAACGAGGTTGTATATCTGCAAGGGTAAACGAGTTGTCAGGATGAAGCAG GTCCCTTTTGCTCGGTCATCACTAAATCATGATGATGTGTTCATTCTAGACACTGAAGACAAAGTATATCAGTTTAATGGTGCAAATTCCAATATCCAGGAGAGGGCCAAAGCATTAGAAGTTATTCAGTTATTGAAGGAGAAGTATCATGACGGGGTGTGTGATGTTGCAATTATTG ATGATGGGAATCTACAAGCTGAGTCAGATTCTGGAACTTTTTGGGTTCTCTTTGGTGGCTTTGCTCCAATTAGCAAAAAGGTTGCTACCGAAGATGATATTATTCCTGAGAGAACTACTGCTAAACTTTATAG CATTATTGATGGCCAGGTCAGTCCTTTGGATGGTGAACTTACAAAATCCATCCTGGAAAATGATAAATGCTATATTTTGGATTGTGGTTCTGAGGTTTTCACTTGGGTAGGCCGTCATACCCAACTAGAGGAGAGGAAAAGTACCATTAAAGCAGCAGAG GAATACCTTGCCAATCAAAATAGACCTAAGTCAACGCGTATAACCCGGCTTGTTCAAGGGTATGAGACACATTCTTTTAAGTCCAATTTCGACTCTTGGCCATCAGGATCAACACCCGCCCCCGAGGACGGACGAGGAAAAGTAGCAG CTTTGGTGAAGCAACAAGGTGCTGCCGTCAAAACTGCAAACAAAAGTACTTCTGTCCATGAGGAAGTTCCCCCTTTGCTTGAAGGAGGTGGAAAGATAGAG GTTTGGCGCATCGATGGCAGTGCAAAGACTCTGATACCCAAAGAAGACATTGGTAAATTCTACAGCGGAGATTGCTACATGGTTCTCTACACATACCATTCTCATGAAAGGAAAGAAGATTATTACTTATGCTGGTGGATTGGAAAGGATAGCATCGAG GAGGATCAAGAGATGGCTGCACAATTGGCCAGCACAATGTGCAATTCACTTAAAGGGAGACCTGTGCTG GGTCGGGTATACCAAGGGAAAGAACCACCACAATTTGTTGCAATATTCCAGCCCATGCTGGTTCTTAAG ggTGGATTAAGCTCTGGCTATAAAAGTTATATTGCAGACAATGACTTGAATGATGAAACCTATGCTTCTGATACTGTTGCCCTTATAAGGATATCTGGAACTTCTGCTCATAACAAGAAAGCAGTTCAAGTCGATGTT GCGGCAAGTTCACTGAACACCTATGAGTGTCTTCTTCTGCAATCTAGCTCTTCGGTATTCATTTGGCATGGAAAGCAGAGTACCCAAGAGCAACAGCAGTTAGCAGCAAAGGTTGTGGAATTCTTGAAG CCAGGAGTGACTGTAAAACATACCAAGGAAGGAACGGAGAGCTCAAATTTTTGGAATGGTCTTGGAGAAAAAAAAGATTATACCAGCAGTAAATTAGCTCCTGAAGTCACCAGGGAACCTCACTTGTTCTCATGTTCTGTTAACAAAG GAAAATTTGAG GTTGAAGAAATCTACAATTTTTCTCAAGATGATTTGTTGACTGAGGATGTCATGGTTCTAGACACGCTTGCTGAAGTTTTTGTTTGGGTTGGTCAATCAGCAGACTCCAAAGAAAAGCAAAGTGCTTTTGAAATTGGACAG AAATATGTAGATTTGGCTGCATCTTTGGAAGGGTTATCCTCTGATGTTCCATTGTATAAAGTCACAGAAGGAAATGAGCCATGCTTCTTTACAAGTTTTTTCTCATGGGATCCTATAAAAGCTACC GCACATGGAAACTCATTccaaaagaaggttatgatactCTTTGGATTTGGTCATGCTTCAACG AATCAAAGGACAAATCAAGATGGGCCAACCCAAAGAGCCTCAGCTTTAGCTGCTTTAAACTCCGCATTTAATTCGTCATCTGCTGCAAAAACTAGTTCTGTGCCAAAGCCTCCAGGAGCAAGTCAGAGTTCACAAAGAGCAGCTGCAGTAGCTGCATTGTCTACTGTTCTTACAGCCGAAATGAAGCAGTCAAGTTCGCGTGGATCTTCTCTCCAATCAAGTAGAAGTCCATCAATTAGCCCCCCTG GTGGAGCAAAGAATGCTCAGTTTAAAGAATTAGAAGAACCTTCAGAAGAGAGCGAGGCAGTTGAGCCTGCAGAGACTAATGAGGAGAACTCGGAACTGAAACCACCAGAAGAGGTATTCAGTTATGAGCAGCTGAAGGCTAAATCTGAGAATCCTGCCACTGGCATTGATACTAAACGGAGAGAG GCTTATCTTTCAGACGAGGAATTTGAATCTGTGCTGGGAATGACAAGAGAAGCATTCTACAAGATGCCTAAATGGAAGCAAGATGTGCACAAAAAGAAGGTTGATCTCTTTTAG
- the LOC132607472 gene encoding uncharacterized protein LOC132607472 yields MGFTTMGFFFILFPDDDSTIITKTKQKSNLSSLKSINTLLKPSNSTHLFPKAQFIISICVLLIFITLLLFTISTFEPSKIQLSTNSVPHKSKSSSFQQHALQKMGFLYRKGTKSMNDLIIAHVSESVTLQELKLFTRLILRSKITSKSDLLFIFPSKSIPFDNTIIQENNSFLKILSKYKKTNSTSIFDPTHFLTRPKKANESEESIWGRKKMSNFSEENDDIESTRLSYGSVIGFYADELDPENSLNGFMDHVPMSLRRWACYTMLLGRVRRNYKHVILVDVKEILLLGDPLSRVKNLSQDSVIISTVTQSNHRRKNVEKNHSKKQANPAIIMGGLRGVRRLSNAMLIEIVRESMQRKKKNSVTESVLLSQLVGNEFILKNVELISGESIVELSSLTELDKKSGSLVMSLLKYSMVRRGNSNVDISSVFKKYLCSFPLESTAYSDC; encoded by the coding sequence ATGGGATTTACAACAATGGGGTTCTTCTTCATTTTATTTCCAGATGATGATTCCACCATTATCACCAAAACCAAGCAAAAATCCAATCTTTCTTCATTAAAATCCATTAACACTTTACTCAAGCCTTCAAATTCCACTCATCTTTTTCCTAAAGCACAATTTATAATTTCCATTTGTGTTCTTTTAATCTTCATTACACTTCTCCTCTTCACAATATCCACTTTTGAACCATCAAAAATACAACTTTCTACTAATTCAGTACCACAcaaatcaaaatcatcatcatttcAACAACATGCATTGCAAAAAATGGGTTTTTTATACAGAAAAGGTACAAAATCTATGAATGATTTAATTATAGCTCATGTAAGTGAATCTGTCACGTTACAAGAACTCAAATTGTTTACAAGACTCATTTTAAGGTCCAAAATCacttcaaaatctgatcttttaTTCATATTTCCATCAAAGTCCATTCCTTTTGACAACACCATTATTCAAGAAAACAACTCATTCTTGAAAATCCTTAGTAAATACAAAAAAACCAACTCAACATCCATTTTTGACCCGACCCATTTCTTGACGCGGCCCAAAAAAGCGAATGAAAGTGAAGAATCAATATGGGGTCGAAAAAAAATGAGCAATTTCAGTGAAGAAAATGATGATATTGAGTCAACTCGGTTGAGTTATGGCTCGGTTATCGGGTTTTATGCTGATGAACTTGACCCGGAAAATTCATTAAACGGGTTTATGGATCATGTTCCAATGAGTTTAAGAAGATGGGCTTGTTATACAATGTTATTGGGCCGGGTCAGAAGGAATTACAAGCATGTAATATTAGTTGATGTGAAGGAAATATTGTTACTAGGTGACCCACTGAGTCGAGTCAAGAATCTGAGTCAAGACTCGGTTATTATATCAACAGTAACTCAGTCGAACCATCGTAGAAAAAACGTCGAAAAAAATCATAGTAAAAAACAAGCAAATCCAGCGATTATTATGGGGGGATTAAGAGGGGTACGAAGATTATCGAATGCAATGTTAATCGAAATCGTTAGAGAATCGATGCAACGTAAGAAGAAGAACTCGGTTACTGAGTCGGTTTTGTTGAGTCAACTCGTTGGAAATGAGTTTATATTGAAGAATGTTGAGTTAATTTCGGGCGAGTCAATTGTTGAACTGAGTTCACTCACTGAGTTGGATAAAAAATCAGGTTCTTTAGTAATGTCATTATTGAAATATTCAATGGTTAGACGTGGAAATAGTAATGTGGATATTAGTTCTGTTTTTAAGAAGTATTTGTGTTCATTTCCTTTGGAATCTACAGCTTATAGTGATTGTTAG